Part of the Deltaproteobacteria bacterium genome is shown below.
GCGAAACTTACAGCACACGATTACTCGAATACTGCTTCACGGTACTACCGGGACGAATGAGCAATTCCCCGGACAGGACTTTAACCTGCTAGATATGTTGCCGATAACGGCGTACGGTCCGACCCCAGCGCGGGGCTCCAGCGCGGGGCACTCACGGTCCGACCCCAGCACGTCAGCTATGTTAAAGAAGCGACCCCTACCCCTTTATTAAAAACTCTCCGGCACAAGGCCGAGTTGATTTATCGATTCATTTGCAGCTTCAAGATGTCCAGCCGTGTTAAGTACTTCTTCATAATCCCAAAATTTAAGTTTTTTATTTAATCCCTCAATGGTAGCTGTACGCTTTTTGATTTTTTCTATCTGTGCAGCATCCGAAACAGCTACGACACCTTGCACAGCAGAATTATTCAAGGCTTGCTGAAGATTAACGATTAGACTATCGATGTTGCCTTTTGTCTGTACCTCAAAAACATATATTACCTTTCCCATATTGCCAATGGTTGCTTCCCAAACTGTATCGACAATCGAACCATGAGCAACTTTCTTTTCCGTATCTGCATCAAAACCCAGCCAGCGGCCAATATCCTTCAGTTTCTCTTTTACTTCGTCATGTATAAATTCAGATGCCTTATTATTTTCGATCTCACCAGGTGCAGTTTTGCCCTTTACCTCTTTACTGTGAATCTTACTAAGCTTTTCTTCAACCTGTAATTCATCCCAAATAAAGTAGTCAACTACAAGAAGTGATGGGTCGGTAATTCCAGCTTTTTTCAAGTCTTCAACAAGCAATTTAGCAGATTGGGTAAGTTCTACGTATTTTTCACCCGAAACCTGATAGTCATAGCGGGGAAGGTTTTCAAAGCCAAGGTGGTTAAGTCCGACATAAGCCCTTCTGTTCCAGATCATACATTCATTTGGATGAACATGGCACAGAAGTTCACTCATCATGGCCGGACCCATCCCTTTAATGTTTTTTCGAAATCGGTCCCAACGCGTATCTATTTTTATAGTGCCCCAAAGAAGTTCGGCTAGCTCTTCTTTCAGCCTTTCAAATCCATTGTCCTGAATCAGTTTATCAACAACATATTGCTTGTTGCCCCAGATAAGCATAGCCCAGAGCTTTGCAATATATTCATAAAACTCATCAGCATCCATTTTAAGGATTTTGTCTTTACTTTTTTCCTGATAATATTTAACACGTTCTGAATGTTCTTCCCGTTCCTTTATCTGTTTTTCATCTTCCGTTGATAGACGTTTAATATAATTCTTAATATGCTCTTGCAGTAACTTTTGATTCATTATCTCCCCTTAATCAAACTTTATACAAATAATAGGTGCTATTTATAATACTCACATATTAAACTGAACCGCTGCCTTTATTTATCCCTTTGATTTCAACTAGCTATCAACTAGCTATCAATAATCCAAGCAACGTAAGTATTTGTTTTTATTACATCTGGCTCCTATATTTCTTGTATCAGTCAACTACCCGTCAACTAAATTCAGGTCCAGAAAGGTACATACTTTCTAAGCTTTGGTGGTGCATCTTCGTCATGAAGTTTGATTACACCACTTTCAAGAGCATCTCTAATCAGCCGGGAAGCCATTGCTTTATTTTCTGCCTCTATACCAAAGCGGCCACGCAGCGTTGTATTGGTCATAAAATCCCGTTGTACATATTTCAGGCAGGCGTGAAGGTAGCAAGCTCTAATCCTGTCCCACTTATCCATATCTCTTAATTCACGGTGGGCAAAGAGCACTATAAGCGTATGTTCTTCTGTTGTCTCAAAAAGAGGAGCCGGAAGCTGATAAAATTCAGCTTGAAATACTACCTTATCGATACCGCTGCCACGTTCTTCACAGATACCAATACGCCGCATAAAAGAGGCTAATGCTTCATTTCTTGACTTTGGTGGGCTATCAAGGAAGCGATCTGTTTTTACAAGGGGCAGGCCGGGATTGGTAATTTCCATTCGATCATCAAAAATCTCAACCATTGGCGCTGTACCGGTAGCATGAAAATCCTGATGAATAATGGCATTAGCCACAAGCTCACGGATAGAGAGTTCAGGGAACATGGGTACTTCTTTACGCAATGCTTGGCCAATCACTTCATTGCTGGGCAAAAGGTTGGTAATAAAACTAATCAGCCCCTCGAAACCTGAAGCATAGCCTTTTGTACCTTCCTGTTCCCGAATCGTTTCTACCTTGCTTTTTCCTTTGTACAATATAACTCTTACGGCCTTATGTTTCAGTGAGTGAAAATCTCCAAGCTTTTTGGCAAAAAGGATAGCGCCCAGGTTGGTAATGTTCCATTTGCCACTACTAACAGATACAATCATTTCATCTGCTTCCAGGGCGGAGAGGATACCGTCCCGCCCTTCTGGCAAAGGAAGAGAAAGGAGGTCAAAATAAGCGGGGTAATCGAGCAAACGAAAAACCTCGTCAGCACTCACGTTTTCGGCGGCAATCTCTTTTTCAAAGGGTATCCGGTCAAAGACACGCCAAAGCTCACGCTCTTTCTCCGGAAAGTCCTTGAGCTTCTTTTTGTATGTACCAACCCGTATATACTCTATATTTTTGAATTGAACGGGATGTCGAAATGCAGCACCAATTTCAAGTAAAACAATAGAATGATCATCTACCTGAAGCTCATAGAATCGGAAGTTGATTTTTGGTGACAGAAGCCGAAGCAGCCAGCTTTCTAGCTCTTCCTGGCCAACTTTTGAAGTTGAAGGTTTGAACGTGGTACCAACAGTTTCATGAGACTTGTTGTCTACACCCCAGATCATATAGGCATTAACCTTGCCTAACAGGGCTGCAGAATTAGCCAATGCAGAAAGATATTCCCCTATCTCCTCAGGGTTGTCATTGTTTAACTTTAATTCAAGCCATTCTGTTTCTGACGGGAGCTTGCATAGTTCATGGAATAGGCTTAATAAAAATTCAGCAGAGCGGTCAACAGTCATTGTTTAAGTACCTCTCTCATAAATCAATCCCCAATTACCCCAACTTCTTCTTCCAGCCATTTCATTGCTCTATCTTCATCCTGTTCTATGGCTATTTCAACAGCACGCTTGGCACATTCCAAAAGGTGCTTTGATTGTTTGCGTAATCTATGTGACTCATTCACCTTGCCAAGAAGTGTATTTTGGGCTTCTTTAGAGATAAATGGAATGACAAACTTATCTATATCTCTCGGGTAAAGTTCTGGTTGAGCACTGCCTGCACTCAATTGTTCTGTTTGCAGCCGACCCACTAATGAGTTAATTACGAATGCAACATATTCAGGGTTTTCCCCTCTTATTCGGAGTATATTTACATGGTTGCTGGCTAATGCAGGTTTATCCAATGGGTAATAGGCAGTTCGTCCAATATTTGCGCCAGTGGTATAGGTCAAAATATCTCCCTTTTTAATACGCGCTTTCTTTTGGCTGTCCCAGTTTGAATGGTCTGTTTTTTCAAAGTTCTCAAAATCAAGACCATCTTCAAGAATGCGTTTACTTGTTATAACGTCAAGAGAGCCCTCACAGGTATACTTGGGTTGTAATCCCCGCGTATTATACGTTTGTATTTCAGAGACCAGCTTTATATATTCACTATTATTTTCTATCGCTTGCAGCAATTCATCATATTTCGGCTGAAAATGCTCTGCATCAATACGTTCTGATTGCTCAACATCGGAATAATTTTTAACAAAACTTAGCTGGTGTTTTGGTCGCCAGTCTGAAACGCCAAGTTCTGAAAGGAGGAGGTTTTGGGCATCTTCATAAAGGTTATTACTTTTTTGTTTTAGTAACTCTATCTTTTCAAGTAACCCACCTATTGATCCTTCTATTTCAAATCTAGGAATAGGTAGAGATTTCAGATAACTTGTAGTTAAAGTTGACTGACCAGTTCCTCCCGTTTCCCCTCTATCAATTAGTTTTTTCCCATATTTGCATAAAATAAAAATATTAAGATATGCTGGATTAATTTTGTCTGGTCTAACGATACCTATATCTCTGCTAAATATGGCCTTCCTTTTATCAGTTACATAACCAATTTTTCCGATTGAGCCTTTACCTTTGAGAGTAATGAGGGTATCACCTTCTTTAATCTGATAACGTGATATGCGCTTATATTCATCTTCACTCAAATAATCAGAGTTGGTATAAGAAACATCTCCTTTGTTTATGTTTCTTCCTGTTAAACATGGTATTCCTGTTTTTGAAAAAATGGGATTAGGGCCTTGCGTTATCCAACTGGTAACGTTTTCAAGATAGTCAAATTTGTTACTTTCAACTAGATTGACTATTTCTACGTATTCTTTCCTAAAGTACTCTGAATCCAAACGAAATGAATGATTATCATTCCTAATTTCACTCACTTTTAAAACTGAATATTCCATCCTAGATATTATCCCAGAAAGACAGTTTTTCAGCCTTGGCAAATTTAGCAAACGCCTCCGCTATTCCATCAGGCAACTCTCCATCATGATTATGCAGATCATGGTCAACAATGAGATGGCCGTTTCTATCGAGCTTGTATTGATTTTTACCGTTTTTGACAAAAACATAATCACCGGAATTGTCTTTGCCTCCCTTTTCACTGACGGCAAAAAAGATAGGGTAGTCATCTACTTTCGGACAGAGTTTATCATCCCATTTTTGAACGAATAATACGCTTGTTTTGGTACCTGTGTGAGGTTTAAAGGTGTTGCCATGAAGACCGACAACGGCAAGGATACGGCCATGTTCGGCAATGAATTCACGGATATGTTTATCAGAGGTATTGTTAAAGCGTCCCTGTGGCAAGACGATCGCCATGCGGCCACCGGGTTTGAGGAAATTAAGGTTGCGCTCTATAAAGAGGATGTCCCGGCCGACTTTGGTTTGTGCTTTTCCTTTTGCATTAAAACCGAGGTGATATTGATGAAGAATTCGGCTTTCCTTGATATCTCCGGCAAAGGGAGGGTTTGCCATAAGCAGATCAAAGGCAAAGGCTTTATTGTCACCTTTTCTTAGGGCCAGTTTTTCCAGACGTTCAAAACCTTTTCCATAGGTTTTAATCCATTTTTTATCGGCCTTAACGTTTTTATCTTCATCGCCTACCTTGTCAATCCATCGCTCATAATCGAGCGTATTAAGGTGCAATACATTTGTTTCCCCATCGCCTGCAATAAGGTTTAATGTCCGGGCAACACGGACTGTCTTTTCATCAAAATCAATACCGAAGATTTTTAGGACATTCTCCTTGTCTGACGCCGGTATTTCCTCATTTGTAAAAAGGTGGCCCGTAATTTTGAATATGGTATGTACAGGAAAACCGCAACTACCTGAGGCAGTATCAATCATATGCTCACCCCGTTTTGGGTTGAGCATTTGCACACACATATCGATAACATGACGGGGAGTAAAATATTGGCCTTTTTCGCCTTTGGCTGATTTATTGACAAGGTATTCAAAGGCTTCATCAACAACGAGCAGGTTGGAGTTGAATAGCTTGACATCCTGCAAGCTGGAAACACAGACAGAAAGATGACTGGCTGAGAGTTGAAAGGTGGAGCTATCAGGGAAAACGCCTGTCCACTGTTCTTTTGCCTTGTCAAAAAGGGACTGGATTTTGTTTTGAAGCTCTGTCTCAGTCTGTCCCGTATTCCTGAATTCCATTACCCTGAATCCATCATCGGAAATACCGCTAACTGCCTCTTTTAGCGCATCGTAGTCTTGCCCATCAAGATAGTTTGGAGTATTGTTGTATTCAGAGGCTGGTTGTCGAACAGCAGTTTTAGTTACCTGCCGTAAAAAGTAGTTAATAACTTCCTTATCCTTCTGACTTTGAAATTCATCATAGAGCTTGGTAAAAATGAGCTTAAAGACTTCCTCAAAAACATCTACTCCTGCATTTGCCAGCACCTCATTTTCCATTTCAAGAATAATATCTTTAAGTGATTTTCTCTCATTGGCAATCTTATCCTTGATAATGAGGTCTCTCAGTGTGAAACGCTCACTTAGAATATCCTGTAGTGTTTGTGTTGCACCGGGGATTTCAGTAATATCTTCAAAATAGTTGGGGTCTTTCCGGTGATAATGGGAAATTTGTTCCCCATTCGTCCAAACACCAATGGGCGCTCCAGTAGCGTTACAGTAGGATCTCAGTTGGTTTTTACCATCAGTGAGCTTTGGCTTTTTTAACTCAACAATAATGTAAGGTGTGTCGTGACGATCCTTGTCGAAGATTACAATATCAGCGCTTTTTTTCTCTCTGCCAAAGTTAACGGAATATTCAAAAGCAATTCTTTTTACAGGGTAACCGAACTGGTCTATAAGCCTTGCCGCGTAGAGTTGACGAACAATCTCTTCAGGTTTTAGTTGAATGTCCTTGTTGCGAACAATACATTTAACATAATTAGTCTCCTTGCTCCTTGTCTCTCTTGTAAAGACCTTCTCTCTCAGTGCATCAATCTCTTTTGCTGAAAAGAGGTCAAGGTGATATTTGCTGTCTTTGAGAATTTTTTGAATTATGTCTTCTTGAGGCATAGTTGGTTAATCCTTTAAAATATTTTTGAAGCTAAGTCTATAGTCATTTATAGCACTGGACAACAAAAAAGCCCGGCCCGTCTACACGGTCACCGGGCTTTATCTTTTCAGTCCTCTTTTTCATACCACCACTCCCCAAAGGGTTTTTGCTGCTCAAGTTTTATATCCCATTTGAGGGGATTTTGCAACTGATTAACCACAGAGGGCAGAGAGAAATGGGTAAAAGAGAAGACCTTTTTTAACCACGGACAGAGCCGGAAAAGGGCCGTAAAAAGACTAAAGGCTATTTACCGCAGAGAAAAGATAGATCTTTTTATAGCCGCTACGCTGAAGGGCCAAAACTGTTTACCACGGAAAGAGCCGGAAGAAAGGGAAAGAAAAAGAATGTCTCGCGCAAAGATGTTTATACCCTGTGGGTGCGCCAAGGCACGGAGAGAGAAAAGAAGTTAAAAACTGTTTGACAAATAGAATGGTTAAGATTAACATGAAATTTAGACGGGTAAGTCCTTCTACGTGCCCGGGATGTTCCCTTCCATCGGTTGGCAAGAGTCCCGGGATGATTGGCGTAGCGGGGTCCGTCTTTTTTTTGCCTTATTTCAGATATTCCGTTTCGAAAGCAACTGTATCCTTAAAAACATTGTACCAAAGCATATCTCTCCACTCATATTTCCTATAAAATCCCCAACAAAATAAGTCTACAGCCTGCAGACCAGTATTTTCATGTGATCTTTCATGGTAAATGTTTAATGGAATATTAAGAGGTAGCAATGCTTCTAATTGATTCTCTACGTAATTGTTGAAGTCAGAAATATCCTCTTTATTTTTGCACTTATCGAGAACGAGTGTAACCGCATTGCCTGGATTTGAGAGATCAACTTTTTCCAAAAGAAATCGAGCCAGGAAATTATAGAGTTTCTTTTTTCCCTGAACTGTTCGCAAAGACTTATCTACACGCCTTTTATTTAGAGTCACCGAGTAGAGTTTCCAGCCTTTTACAGGGACATGACGATAAAAATATTCTTTTATGGCAATTGTTGTTTCTGTTGCTTTTAATTCTTTAATGAAACGCTTTCCGGATTTTTTATGATTCAATTTATTTTTCAGAGTTCGTCTGACGGCCTTTCTGAATCCGTCTGATGCATCCTTCCCATTACAAACGAGAAGGGTAATAACGAACTTGTTTGACGTTTTTTTCTTTTTGAAATCAAAACCTAAATCACCTGATTCATCGAGATAAATAATCAATTTTCTTCCTTAATTAGCGAAATTTAAAAGAGAAAACATAACATACAGATGTGCATCAAGAAACAGGTTTTTATGGCTAAACTATCAAGTACAAAAAGGTGTCTATTTCGGATTATTCGATTCCGGAATGCGGATAGAAGGGCAAAAGCTTATTCGCCACGGAGATCACAGAAGACACGGAGGAGAACCAAACAGAGCAGAAGATTCTATGACCGCTACGCGGAAGGGCAAAAGATATCTACCACGGACAAGGCCGGAAAGGGCCGGAAAAAGATTTATTATCCACAAAGGTCACGAAGGAAAACCGGAAAAGAGAAAAAAATATCTCGCGCAGAATAGTTTATACTCACAGAGTACAAGTGCCCTGTGGGTACAGGGATGCAGAGAAAGGATAAATCTTTTTAATGCCGCTGCACCCCAAGAGTACTTTGTCACTACGTTCGGGCGCGTGGAAGGGCAAAAGATATTTATAACGGAAGATATGGAAAAGATTAGAGAGTTTTAAAATCCTGTTAATCCCCTAGTTCCTGTCAAAAGAATGGCGTTAAGCACCGTGAATCTTGTTGTATTTTTCAAGCAGGCTGTCCTTGTCCTCCTCATGATCGGGATCAGGCAGGCAGGCATCGGTGGGACAGACAGCCGCACATTGGGATTCATCAAAGGCCCCTATACACTCTGTGCATAAATCAGGATCGATGATAAAAATGTCCTCACCTTCCGATATGGCCTCATTGGGACATTCCGGTTCACAGGCGGCGCAATTCACACAATCTTCGGTAATCATTAAAGCCATATATTCCCCCTTTAAAGTGCAGTTAGTTTTTATTAGCTTACATAAAAACTTATAGCAGAACTTTATTGACTTATCAAAGAAAGTGCATTTTTTGTGAGAAATAGAAAGGAAAGTTTTTTTAACCACGGAAAAGGCCGGAAGGAAGGACTTTAAAATCTGGATTCCCGATCAGATCGGGAATGACAAGACTTTTAAGAAAAAATCCTGCTTATCCTGTTAATCCCTGTCAGAAAAAAGATTTTTAACTATCAAACCCTGGTAATCGTCGATGCAAGCCGCTCCGAGAGGATGCGGCCCAGGTTGAAGAGGATGGTGTAGGCCGTTTTAGGATCGCTTTTGCTGAGTTCTTTCATCAGGTTCCGGCGGAGGACGAGAAGTTTTCCGTCTGTCAGGGCACGGACGGAGGCTGAGCGTTTTCCGCTTTCACGGAAGAAGGCTACTTCACCGAAGAGGTCTCCTTTTTCCAGTATGGCAAATACCCTTTTAGCGGTAAAAACCTCAAAGGTTCCCTCCAGGATGATGTACATTTCCTTTTCCACATGCCCTTCTCTTGTTACCAGTGTGCCTGTCGGGATATCCATAATGAAACCGTAATCTGACAACTTCTTTAAGGTGCGCTTTGATAATGAATCAACGAAGGAGGCTGCTTTAGGTTTTTCCTGCTCCTGGATAAAGTCATGCTGCAACCTGTCCCAGATTAGCTGGGGATCTGTTTCTACGGGAAGTAATTCGTTATCGAATATCTTTTTGAAGTGAGACAGGTCAAGAGGCTTTCTTTTTCCCGGTCCAAAGTACTTTTTCACCAGCGGTGCAACAGGTGAACCGATTTTGTTGAAATAGCGATGGTCGGAGAGGACCACCACCATGGGGATCTCCATCCCCTCGGGCGCATCGACGAGCCTGCCGCTATAGGGGCGTGCGCCGAATTTTCTGTAGTAACGAACCAGTCCGGGACGACAGTAGAGAAAGGTGAGGTCTACCTTCTTTTTCCCTGCAAGGAGGTGATAGGCCTCCTGCATCATGGAAAGGAGAACGAGACGGCCCCGGATGGTGCGGCTGATCATGACGCGCCCCAGTTCGGCGACGCGCATTTTTTCAATACCGGGAAATAACTCTAGCGAGAAGGTCTTAAAGTCGTAGTCGGGGATAGTGCCCGGCTCCCAGATGCGTATGCGCAGAGTGCCGATAATTTCATCCACTGTGCCTGCATAGAGGTGGACGGCGCCCTCTTTCTCGTCCTCTTCGTCATGAACCATGCGCCGTTTGTGATCTACCCCGCCGATCTGGCGCTTAAGCTCCTCTACATAGATGGTGTAACGAAAACGATAAATAGCCTGGAGTTCCTCCACTGTCCTGGCGACGTAAACCTTCTCTATCCTGGATAACCATTTTACTAGCATTAGGTCCTTATAATTGATAATTGATAATTGATAAAGAGTTTATCACAGAGAGCGGAGAGAAAGGCAATTCAATTTCGGATTGCGGAATGGAGATTGAAAAGCTGAAAACTTTTTTGACCACGGAAAGAGCCGGAAAAGGGCCGGAAAAAAGATTTTAGATCTTAATATTTATTTCCGTGACTTTCCGTAATTTCCTGGTTAAAAAAATTAAAGAGGGATCACCTCACTTTCTCCAAGACCATATTATAGTCGTAAACCTCGGGCTTATCCTTTACTTTTGAGGAAATCATAAGTTTTCTCTCTTCTTTACTCTTTCTTTTCAGCAAGAGGTCTGAATGGTTGAGTTCATGATCGGGGAAATACATTTGCGTAATCAGTTCAATGTAGCCTTTTTTCGAGACCTTGAAATGAATGTGTGGAGGTCTTAACCAGTTTGGAGCAGCCGGATAAAGGCCCGGCATGATAGTCTTAAAGCGGAATGTTCCTTCCTTGCCGCTTGGTACAATGGCCCAGCCTTGAAAGTCAGGATCTATTGGCGCCGGATTTTTATCATGGGGATGGTTGTATTTTCCGGCGGCATTGGCCTGCCACAAGTCAACGGTGGCATCTTCAAGGGGATTGCCCTCCCTGTCTAACACCCGCCCTTCGACGAAAATAATCTTTCCTTTGGCAACACCCTCTTTCCCTTTTATCCTTGTCAAATCAAAATCCTTATCCTTCTGGGCTAACAGAGGATAAAAAGGCCCTTCTGTTTCCGGTGGTGTGGGGCTAAACTTTTGCCTATTCTTTGAAAAAGCCCTGTTTACAAGAAGACCTGATGCGCCAATAATCAATCCGGCTTTTAAAAAACGTCGTCTGTTCATTCTATCTGCTCCTGCCTCCTTTTCCCTTTGCCTTTTAAGATGATCAGGCAGTCAGTTTAGTTTCATCACATTGCACTTGAGGCAGTTAATAAAACCCTTTCGGATTTGGGGATTGAAAGGCAAACGACGATTGAACGCGGATGACGCAGATTTTACGGATAAGGGCGGATTAAGACCTTTTAACCACAAAGGGCACGAAGGAACACTAAGAAAAGCAAAAGATTCTATGGCCGCTACGCGGAAAATCAAAAGCTTTTAACCACGGAGAAAACCGAAAAGGGCCGGAAAAAGATTTATTATCCATAAGGGTCACGTAGAGAAGATTTCAGGGTTTGAAAATCTAATCCCCCTGCCCCTCCTGATA
Proteins encoded:
- a CDS encoding YfhL family 4Fe-4S dicluster ferredoxin, whose translation is MALMITEDCVNCAACEPECPNEAISEGEDIFIIDPDLCTECIGAFDESQCAAVCPTDACLPDPDHEEDKDSLLEKYNKIHGA
- a CDS encoding cyclic nucleotide-binding domain-containing protein — protein: MLVKWLSRIEKVYVARTVEELQAIYRFRYTIYVEELKRQIGGVDHKRRMVHDEEDEKEGAVHLYAGTVDEIIGTLRIRIWEPGTIPDYDFKTFSLELFPGIEKMRVAELGRVMISRTIRGRLVLLSMMQEAYHLLAGKKKVDLTFLYCRPGLVRYYRKFGARPYSGRLVDAPEGMEIPMVVVLSDHRYFNKIGSPVAPLVKKYFGPGKRKPLDLSHFKKIFDNELLPVETDPQLIWDRLQHDFIQEQEKPKAASFVDSLSKRTLKKLSDYGFIMDIPTGTLVTREGHVEKEMYIILEGTFEVFTAKRVFAILEKGDLFGEVAFFRESGKRSASVRALTDGKLLVLRRNLMKELSKSDPKTAYTILFNLGRILSERLASTITRV
- a CDS encoding restriction endonuclease subunit S; the protein is MEYSVLKVSEIRNDNHSFRLDSEYFRKEYVEIVNLVESNKFDYLENVTSWITQGPNPIFSKTGIPCLTGRNINKGDVSYTNSDYLSEDEYKRISRYQIKEGDTLITLKGKGSIGKIGYVTDKRKAIFSRDIGIVRPDKINPAYLNIFILCKYGKKLIDRGETGGTGQSTLTTSYLKSLPIPRFEIEGSIGGLLEKIELLKQKSNNLYEDAQNLLLSELGVSDWRPKHQLSFVKNYSDVEQSERIDAEHFQPKYDELLQAIENNSEYIKLVSEIQTYNTRGLQPKYTCEGSLDVITSKRILEDGLDFENFEKTDHSNWDSQKKARIKKGDILTYTTGANIGRTAYYPLDKPALASNHVNILRIRGENPEYVAFVINSLVGRLQTEQLSAGSAQPELYPRDIDKFVIPFISKEAQNTLLGKVNESHRLRKQSKHLLECAKRAVEIAIEQDEDRAMKWLEEEVGVIGD
- a CDS encoding N-6 DNA methylase, which encodes MPQEDIIQKILKDSKYHLDLFSAKEIDALREKVFTRETRSKETNYVKCIVRNKDIQLKPEEIVRQLYAARLIDQFGYPVKRIAFEYSVNFGREKKSADIVIFDKDRHDTPYIIVELKKPKLTDGKNQLRSYCNATGAPIGVWTNGEQISHYHRKDPNYFEDITEIPGATQTLQDILSERFTLRDLIIKDKIANERKSLKDIILEMENEVLANAGVDVFEEVFKLIFTKLYDEFQSQKDKEVINYFLRQVTKTAVRQPASEYNNTPNYLDGQDYDALKEAVSGISDDGFRVMEFRNTGQTETELQNKIQSLFDKAKEQWTGVFPDSSTFQLSASHLSVCVSSLQDVKLFNSNLLVVDEAFEYLVNKSAKGEKGQYFTPRHVIDMCVQMLNPKRGEHMIDTASGSCGFPVHTIFKITGHLFTNEEIPASDKENVLKIFGIDFDEKTVRVARTLNLIAGDGETNVLHLNTLDYERWIDKVGDEDKNVKADKKWIKTYGKGFERLEKLALRKGDNKAFAFDLLMANPPFAGDIKESRILHQYHLGFNAKGKAQTKVGRDILFIERNLNFLKPGGRMAIVLPQGRFNNTSDKHIREFIAEHGRILAVVGLHGNTFKPHTGTKTSVLFVQKWDDKLCPKVDDYPIFFAVSEKGGKDNSGDYVFVKNGKNQYKLDRNGHLIVDHDLHNHDGELPDGIAEAFAKFAKAEKLSFWDNI
- a CDS encoding DUF3800 domain-containing protein, yielding MIIYLDESGDLGFDFKKKKTSNKFVITLLVCNGKDASDGFRKAVRRTLKNKLNHKKSGKRFIKELKATETTIAIKEYFYRHVPVKGWKLYSVTLNKRRVDKSLRTVQGKKKLYNFLARFLLEKVDLSNPGNAVTLVLDKCKNKEDISDFNNYVENQLEALLPLNIPLNIYHERSHENTGLQAVDLFCWGFYRKYEWRDMLWYNVFKDTVAFETEYLK
- a CDS encoding protocatechuate 3,4-dioxygenase, whose protein sequence is MNRRRFLKAGLIIGASGLLVNRAFSKNRQKFSPTPPETEGPFYPLLAQKDKDFDLTRIKGKEGVAKGKIIFVEGRVLDREGNPLEDATVDLWQANAAGKYNHPHDKNPAPIDPDFQGWAIVPSGKEGTFRFKTIMPGLYPAAPNWLRPPHIHFKVSKKGYIELITQMYFPDHELNHSDLLLKRKSKEERKLMISSKVKDKPEVYDYNMVLEKVR
- a CDS encoding putative DNA binding domain-containing protein, with the protein product MTVDRSAEFLLSLFHELCKLPSETEWLELKLNNDNPEEIGEYLSALANSAALLGKVNAYMIWGVDNKSHETVGTTFKPSTSKVGQEELESWLLRLLSPKINFRFYELQVDDHSIVLLEIGAAFRHPVQFKNIEYIRVGTYKKKLKDFPEKERELWRVFDRIPFEKEIAAENVSADEVFRLLDYPAYFDLLSLPLPEGRDGILSALEADEMIVSVSSGKWNITNLGAILFAKKLGDFHSLKHKAVRVILYKGKSKVETIREQEGTKGYASGFEGLISFITNLLPSNEVIGQALRKEVPMFPELSIRELVANAIIHQDFHATGTAPMVEIFDDRMEITNPGLPLVKTDRFLDSPPKSRNEALASFMRRIGICEERGSGIDKVVFQAEFYQLPAPLFETTEEHTLIVLFAHRELRDMDKWDRIRACYLHACLKYVQRDFMTNTTLRGRFGIEAENKAMASRLIRDALESGVIKLHDEDAPPKLRKYVPFWT